In a genomic window of Sulfuriferula nivalis:
- the cmk gene encoding (d)CMP kinase: MMAIPVIAIDGPSASGKGTVAALVAQKLGYHYLDSGALYRLTAVAAQLQNVAVDDETSLAQIALDLDVVFAGQQILLDGNDVSDALRSEAAGVGASKIAVLAKVRAALLDRQHAFRQAPGLVADGRDMGSVVFPDAQLKIFLTASAEERSQRRYKQLIEKGISANLADLLNDLRDRDARDSARTVAPLRQEDDAILLDTTEIGIADAVNFVLKNYELAAGVQVNY; encoded by the coding sequence ATGATGGCAATCCCTGTTATTGCTATAGATGGGCCGTCGGCTTCGGGTAAGGGTACGGTAGCGGCGCTGGTGGCGCAGAAGTTGGGCTATCACTATCTGGATAGTGGTGCATTGTATCGTTTGACGGCAGTGGCTGCGCAACTGCAAAACGTGGCGGTTGATGATGAGACAAGTTTGGCGCAAATTGCTCTTGATCTGGATGTGGTGTTCGCGGGGCAACAGATACTGTTGGATGGTAATGACGTCAGCGATGCGCTACGCAGTGAGGCTGCTGGTGTAGGTGCATCCAAAATAGCGGTGTTGGCTAAAGTGCGTGCAGCTTTATTGGACAGGCAACATGCATTCAGGCAGGCGCCTGGCCTGGTGGCTGATGGGCGGGATATGGGTTCAGTGGTTTTCCCTGATGCGCAGCTAAAAATATTTTTGACTGCAAGTGCTGAAGAACGTTCTCAAAGACGTTATAAGCAGTTGATCGAAAAAGGAATTAGTGCTAATCTTGCAGACTTGCTGAATGATTTGCGGGATAGGGATGCGCGCGATAGTGCGCGAACTGTTGCGCCGTTACGGCAAGAAGATGATGCGATCTTGTTGGATACAACTGAAATTGGCATAGCAGATGCAGTCAATTTTGTCTTGAAAAACTATGAGTTAGCAGCAGGTGTTCAAGTTAACTATTAA
- the aroA gene encoding 3-phosphoshikimate 1-carboxyvinyltransferase, producing MEFLDLSPLKHAQGAVVLPGSKSISNRILLLSALAEGKTRINHLLDSDDTQVMLAALTKLGVSVTQVDNSRDYDVVGVGGQFPNAAADLFLGNAGTAFRSLTAALALSHGDYTLSGVARMHERPIGDLVDGLRQLGAQIEYLDVAGFPPLKISPLQPTDHAVATVKGNVSSQFLTGLLLAAPMTGRAVTIKVDGELISKPYVEITLNLMQRFGVNVVRDGWQSFSIAAGQRYVSPSVITVEGDASSASYFLAAGVLGLGPVRVEGVGRTSIQGDVRFAEALAQMGANIVYEDNAITASAGQYLRGVDMDFNHIPDAAMTIAVVALFAEGTTTLRNIASWRVKETDRIHAMATELRKVGAIVEEGADYISITPPVKLQAATIDTYDDHRMAMCFSLVALGGVAVRINDPRCVNKTFPEYFSAFAGLTS from the coding sequence ATGGAATTTCTTGATTTATCACCGTTAAAACATGCTCAGGGTGCCGTGGTATTGCCTGGCTCCAAGAGTATATCGAACCGGATTTTATTGTTGTCAGCACTGGCTGAGGGTAAAACGCGAATTAATCATTTGCTGGATTCGGATGACACTCAGGTAATGCTGGCGGCATTGACCAAGCTGGGTGTGTCGGTTACGCAAGTAGATAACAGTCGTGATTATGATGTGGTTGGTGTGGGCGGGCAATTTCCTAATGCAGCGGCGGATTTGTTTCTGGGTAATGCTGGCACGGCATTTCGTTCATTGACTGCTGCGCTGGCCTTATCGCATGGCGATTACACTTTGTCTGGTGTGGCGCGTATGCATGAGCGTCCGATAGGGGATTTGGTTGATGGTTTACGTCAATTAGGTGCTCAGATTGAATATTTGGATGTGGCGGGCTTTCCGCCGTTGAAGATTTCACCTTTGCAACCTACCGATCATGCGGTGGCGACGGTTAAAGGTAATGTATCCAGCCAGTTTCTGACGGGGTTGTTGCTGGCGGCGCCGATGACTGGGCGTGCTGTGACAATCAAAGTCGATGGCGAGTTGATTTCCAAGCCTTATGTAGAAATTACGCTGAATCTGATGCAGCGTTTTGGTGTGAATGTAGTGCGAGATGGCTGGCAGTCGTTCAGTATTGCTGCGGGTCAACGCTATGTCAGTCCATCAGTCATCACGGTCGAGGGTGATGCGTCATCTGCTTCGTATTTTCTTGCAGCAGGTGTGTTAGGACTAGGGCCTGTCCGTGTTGAAGGTGTCGGGCGTACCAGCATACAAGGCGACGTGCGTTTTGCTGAGGCGCTGGCGCAAATGGGTGCCAATATCGTGTATGAGGATAATGCGATTACAGCATCTGCTGGTCAGTATTTGCGTGGTGTGGATATGGATTTCAACCATATTCCTGACGCGGCAATGACTATTGCTGTAGTGGCTTTGTTCGCAGAGGGCACAACAACCTTGCGCAATATCGCCAGTTGGCGAGTTAAAGAAACAGATCGTATTCACGCTATGGCAACTGAGTTGCGCAAAGTCGGCGCAATTGTGGAGGAGGGTGCGGACTATATTAGTATTACGCCGCCAGTGAAATTGCAGGCGGCAACGATAGATACCTACGATGATCATCGTATGGCGATGTGCTTTTCGCTGGTGGCATTGGGTGGGGTGGCTGTGCGTATCAATGATCCGCGTTGTGTGAATAAAACTTTCCCTGAGTATTTTTCGGCGTTTGCTGGACTGACTTCATGA
- the dnaQ gene encoding DNA polymerase III subunit epsilon, translating into MTRQIFLDTETTGLDPKQGHRIIEVAGVEMFNRRPTGKHFHRYLNPDREIDAGAVAVHGLTAEFLQDKPRFADIVDELIEFLAGAELVIHNAPFDIGFLNSELVRLNRQPMTVYCPEVLDTLKLAKDIHPGQKNNLDALCRRYEVDNTNRTFHGALLDAELLAAVYLGMTRGQESLMMDVEVASSQVQATNSSATPIRVISASTDELSEHEATLAVIQKESRGACLWLAEASV; encoded by the coding sequence ATGACTCGGCAAATTTTCCTTGATACTGAAACTACAGGTCTGGATCCCAAGCAAGGCCACCGTATAATTGAAGTGGCGGGTGTGGAGATGTTTAATCGCCGCCCGACGGGCAAGCATTTTCATCGCTATCTTAATCCTGATCGTGAGATAGATGCTGGGGCGGTTGCTGTGCACGGACTGACCGCTGAGTTTTTGCAGGATAAGCCACGCTTTGCTGATATTGTCGATGAGTTGATTGAGTTTCTGGCGGGTGCGGAACTGGTTATCCATAATGCACCGTTTGATATCGGCTTTCTTAACAGCGAGCTGGTGCGCTTAAATCGTCAGCCTATGACTGTCTATTGTCCGGAAGTGCTGGATACGCTCAAGCTGGCTAAGGATATACATCCTGGGCAGAAAAATAATCTGGACGCGTTGTGTCGTCGTTATGAAGTTGATAACACCAATCGTACTTTCCACGGCGCCTTGCTCGATGCCGAGTTGCTGGCGGCTGTCTATCTTGGTATGACCCGCGGGCAAGAGAGTCTGATGATGGATGTGGAAGTGGCGTCATCGCAAGTTCAAGCCACTAACAGTAGTGCTACACCCATACGTGTGATTTCTGCCAGTACAGATGAGCTAAGCGAGCATGAAGCTACACTGGCCGTGATTCAGAAGGAAAGCCGTGGTGCATGTTTGTGGCTGGCTGAAGCATCTGTTTAA
- a CDS encoding Lrp/AsnC family transcriptional regulator encodes MVDIDKFDRQILRLLQVDGRMSNQDLADAIGLSPSPCLRRVRALEDAGIIIGYRALVDAKALGLSLMALIHISMDQHTPERFDHFEASIADIPEVIECLLITGQSADYQLKVAVRDMDAYQELLLNKINRITGVTGVHSSFILRRVVSKTALAIAEN; translated from the coding sequence ATGGTGGATATTGATAAGTTTGATCGTCAAATTTTGCGACTGTTACAGGTCGATGGGCGTATGAGTAATCAGGATTTAGCTGATGCAATAGGTTTGTCGCCATCACCGTGTTTGCGCCGCGTGCGGGCGTTGGAGGATGCGGGTATTATTATCGGTTACCGTGCGCTCGTAGATGCTAAAGCGCTAGGGCTGTCGCTGATGGCGTTGATACATATCTCTATGGATCAGCATACACCGGAGCGCTTCGATCATTTTGAAGCGAGTATTGCTGATATTCCTGAGGTGATTGAGTGTTTGCTGATTACGGGGCAATCGGCTGATTACCAGCTTAAAGTGGCGGTGAGGGATATGGATGCTTATCAGGAGCTATTGTTAAATAAAATCAATCGCATCACGGGTGTGACGGGTGTGCATTCCAGCTTTATTCTGCGGCGGGTGGTGAGTAAAACCGCATTGGCGATTGCGGAAAATTGA